agatatatagatagatatataaatgtgtatTTACACTGTAGATTGTGTATCGTGTGGGGTGCAACATCTGCATCAGTAGGATGACAACGGAGtagagaggcgagacggcgGCTGTCAGTGAAGACGGTTAGCTCTGGAGCAAGAGAACTGTTTAAAAGTCACTGCGATCGCGCGTCTTGGCGGCGAGAGGTTCTCGTCGAGCTCCGGTTTCCCCGTAAATGATGTCTTCTCTGTAGAAACAGTGTTTTGCAACAAGAGCTCTGTGCCCTCTTTCTGCATTTAGCATTTGAAATTATATTTCACTTCCTGTTTTGAATAGGAGCCGTCCTCCTCCAAAACGTCTCTGCACAACCGCTGATTCGGAAGCCGTCCGCTTCTGCCTACAAGCCGCAGTAAaggttttctctttttttctctcggaaaCAAAGAATCTAAAGTTCGAGTTTGTGTGTCTAGAGGCTCGCGAGGTGGATTTGCGCCGTCTGTCGACTTGTTTTACGCGCGTTCGCCTCTGCATCGAGGAAGTTTcttgcagagacagaaccaTCTGAACAGCTTTGAGTGCCTTTCTCGATCTGTTCCGCTCTGGTCGACgcatttctttttcttccagcgcgctcttcttctcgctgttgcGACGGCTCTTCTAATCGTCTGTAATCGCGTGATGCGACTCGCCGCATCGCCTGGGCTCTGGGGAAGTCGGCGCATTTCTGCGTCTcacttcctttttctctttccttgtgCGTTGAGAGGAAGTCGCGACACAGTGTGTTGAATTTGCATGCTGTTCGATATGCGGACGCCTCCGGATGGCGCCAGTATCGATTTGCAGGCGCTCGCGTCTACGCATGTATACGTCCATACTATCTGTTGAACAACCCTCACATATGCCTGTGAATAGCGGGGGCGTTTACGTATGAAACTTGTGCACCTCTATAAGTCTACAGCGAAGTTGCTGTATGCATTtatttgcatgcgtcgggTGAGTGTGCAGCTCCGAAACGCCCCTCTCTGAGTGGCTGCATCGTTCTGcgcggaagcagaagaaccgTCGATCGCAGACTTCTTATGCGGTCTGTGTACAGCGCGCGTCGATGCATATGCACCAGAAAAGAATTGTATCCCTTCACGAATACGAGCAAGCTCCATGCATGTGACAAAACGAGACGATACCTACAcccgaaagaggagaaacgaaagaacaCACTGAAAGCGGACCCAAGACTCGCTTGCCTTGTCTCTTCGTGACTGTTCTTCCACCTTTCTTCCcccctgcttctccttctccctgttcttgtttcttcactcatataaatatatatcgATAGAGATATATttgtatttatatgcatatatttatatgcatatatatatatatatatgcatacatgcgcATAAATGTAAATCCTTGTATGCCCACGCATAGATGTGTAAGAAGATGCATGTGGATATACATGAATAAGCGCATGTATGGATGTATACATCGAACTCTATCTCTGGCCATAGCGTAGATCCGCAGAGATCACATGCGTTCAAATGGatcgacacagagagcgaTTTGAGCGAAGGAAATGCATCAGAGTTCATCTCTCTGCGTCCAAGCAATATTTTCCATCTCTCTGAAGTGTCGAActcggtgcatgcacacagaaaagagaaagaaacgagcagCCGAAAAACAGAACAAATGCATGTGGAACTCTTCGAGAAGCAACTGCTTGCATCCTCTCTACCAAACTAGTTatttccatatatatatatatatatatatatatatatcaatagatagagatagagataTATAAACAAGCCTGACCAACAGGCCAAGGCATTTTGCTCCGTTCGTGTGTAAACTTAGATGTAAaaacgtttctttccttATAGACGTTTATAACTGTAGCCGAATACTCTATTTATTCGGATACacatacatgtgcatgcatttacccgtggagaaagaggagactgtcctctccgctgtgttctcAGAGGGATGCACTAGGCGTTCATTTCTCTGGTGTTGTAGCCGCCACAGTTCCTGCACTTCAGTCCTAAAAAAAGCAGCAAAGATTGAGAGAAACATCAATCGCTGGAAACATCAGTCAATACTCTTCACATGCGCCTGCCTAACGACCGTGGCTATCATCAAACTAAGCATCTtcgcacatgcacatacagatagatatagatatagatagatatggatatagatatagataaatatagatatagatatagatataggtttgtgtatgtttgtgtttatatatttatatgtatacatgtacgCGTTTATAAATGAATGCATTCGCCTGCCTGTCTACAAGGCTCTCTCTATGTTTATTTTTTCATGGATGAGGCATTCTTCGatcctctctcgcttttcctaCCCACGATATGGTAGTCCACTTCCGATCTTGTACCGCAGTCGTTGCAAATAGCCGTTGCTTTTCTCCTCAGTTCTTCGGGCAAAGGAGTCCTTGCTACCTCTTCGTCAAGTCTCTCCCAGATCCTCGCGTAGTCACCGAGACTCTTGCAACCTAAAACGCACACAAACAAATGAACAAATCCACATACTtaaacatgcatgcacaaagaTAGCGAGATGTACAAATATGCGCCTTCATCCCTCGATCTACGGACATGTCTGCATGTGAAGCTACGGGAAGGCGCGCATATCCGCAGTTACATAGGTTTGTGTGTGCCCACCCTAAACCCATATGTGCATACACGCGAAAGCATGCGCAGTGCGAGGCATCTACGCATGAATAAACACTACGTTTGCATATTTTCGGTCGAAGCAGAATCGAGGGGGCTGCGATGTGAGACGGAGCaagttgcatgcagagcttGGGATAAAACTTGAACGtttggctgcatgcacgtttCTCGGCACTTACAAAGCGGACAGCGCAGAGCTTGCAAGCCGAGACACTCTGAGTTGAGTTGTTGGAGGCAGTCCTGAGAATGGAAACGAAACCTGACACAAGCGCGTCTCATCGCAATCAAAAACACTACGCGCTTCACCTTTGAGCTGCGCAAACAAGCAACGAAGCCTGAATTCTTCTGTGCATTCTCTCCCGCAAACCCCcctgtcttttctgttgtctctccttcgctgagGCCTTGCAGTTTTTCACTCTCCCGCCGTttcctcgctgcatgcagttgcatgcagtcaacCACGTGTAGCACAGCCACCGACGCTGGCTTCTCGActtgctttctctgtgtgttttctccgtttcacTGCCTCCGTTTTGGACCTTGGAGCGAGGAAGCATGTTCTGCGCTCCAAGCGGCTCTGTCGATCTTCAGCAAGAGAGGCGCGAACAACTTCAGACCGCATCTCTCCCTTCAAAATGGTCGTTCCAGTCCTGGCTTCGTGAGGAactcactgcatgcagagtgtGTCCACAGTTCAGGACGTGGACCTGTCGCACACTGGTGAACATGTTCTCGCAACAGATCGGGCAGGGCTGGTGCATGGCCTTTTCTGAGGAAAATGGAAGAGAGGCGCACATGAGAAGTCTTCGAGAGATCGGCCGCGCGTCTTGGtcggaagagacgaaacagcaACGGACTGCACAACTGCCGGAAAAATGGCCAGAACCAGAGAGGACCTCGAAACCACAGAGACGCAACAAATCCCCTCGACGAGCAAAGAAGCGCTTCACACGCATGGAAGGAACGCAGAAACCACGGACGAAAGCGACGCGGGGAGAGACGTCTCCTGaaggatgcatgcaaatcgAAGGCCAGACGCAAAAACGACCGGAAAACACACTCGCGTTAGTGCTAATTCAACTCGTCTGACTCCCTATCGACACTGTTCGAGGCGTTCCAGGCGTATCATCGACTGCATCATTCGACGACGATATAGTCccatatacacatgcatgcactcgtaGGTACATTCGGATAGGCGCGTAGAGAGTTATTACATGCACACATGGACATCTGCTCAGACACAAACaaatacagatatatacatacagatacttatacatataaatatacatatatatacatatacatatatgtatatggagATATAGAGATGTAAATAGATAAAGGTAGTTAGACGGGGACGGACGTTCGTCGACAGGGcggcacacacagacacacacagagagacgcatgaAAGAGCTTCTCGGCGAGGCGACAACTGAGTTGCTCGctgaagctgaagaaggcaacaGACTCGTCGAGCAACGCAGAACGATGTCTGTTCACTCACCGACGCATTTGTGGCTATTTCGAATCTGCGTGGAGTAACAACTTCCACACACTTGGCAGTGGAAGTAGTTCTCCCGTCCACcggtgcgacagagaccacAGTCGTCGCAGTGGTACACCTGACGCATGCAACAAACAACGCCATCTGTCGTACATCGCCCCCTACGCGCAGAtgatgcgcatgcatctctgCACGTACATTTGTGCAGAGATGGTGATTGGTTTTCATccacagatagatagagacagacagagacagacagagacagacagagacagatacCGAGAGGGTGTGGGGATCGAGAGTTAGGTCAGTCCGTCTacgcgtttgcatgcacagactcCTGTGTGGGCGAATTGAGTCCCGAGGCAAATGATGGAGACTAACGAAACAGACAAACAAACAAACAAACAAGAAACACGAATTTAAAGCCGACGTAGACGGAAACCTAGGGAGGAACCGAGGCCGACAGGGGTGCCGATAGACACCCGTCGGCCAATGGTTAGGAAGCACAAGgtcagagaaagagaaagagagagagaaaaagagattgagaaagacacagagtgGCATGCACAGTAGAGAGGCGCAGATACACAGACATAGATAGacagctcgagagagacacaggaccGGGATCTgaaggaaagacacagacgcgTAGACAGAAAGAGGTAGACGCAGAGACATAGGCCTCGAGCGACATACAGAGAAAGGTcagacagatggagagaatGGATAGGCACACCAAcgtggacagagagagagaccgaggtACGCACAGATGCACCGGCAGATGGAAACGAAGATTGGCCAACGTTTACAGTGGAACTGGGAAGGTTTTGGGTCCACGAACCTCCTTTTTGAGGCCTTCGTCGTCCCAGAATTTGCAGATGTCGCAGAAGTAACTCGCAAACGTTGTGTCGCACTGGATGCACTTGTTGCTGACAggctgcttcgtctcgcAGAGAGCGCACACAATTTCACTGACCGCCGTTCGATCAAGTTCGCTGGAAGGACATTCGCACAAAACATATACACATTatagagatagatatagagatatagatagatatagatatagatagatgaatatagatagagatatagatatagatagatgaatatagatagagatatacatatatatagatagagatagagatatagatagatagatatagatagatacagatagatatgcatatatggaCATATGCATACCTGGACAGAGAAGGCACAAATGCACGCCGGAAGTAGATTACAGTGATGCAGAtagaaaaggaaaagtgATTGTCTTGATGGCTTTTCGACGTCGACAGGCACAGCAACACAGGACCTTCCCTGCATGTGCATTTTTCCACACGCAAATAGTGGAGCATGCACCTGCATGCATAGATGTATACGTGTacgtatacacacatatacatacatatacatatatatatatatatatatatatatacacctGTAAAAGTGTAGAATGGAgtagaaacgcatgcatccgcATGTTGTTCAAGTAGAGACAATGTGTAGGAGGGACCTCCACTTCGGGGGAACTCACTGAGCCTTGCGAtagtctctctcgccgtcggaCTTGACTTCGTTGTGGCAGTGGCGACACCAGAATACCTCGTCGCtaagaaaaacaaagtcgAGCCGCATGCACAAAGAAATTCGCAaacgcttgcatgcaggcagTTGTCCTTGCCCCACCGCAtagacatatacatgtacatatacatttatTTGCTTATTTATTCGCATGCGTACAGATTGCGTCGGACTTGCACATGCACACCACCACGgctctctgcatgtctcGGCGGGATTAGATTCagacagatatacatacatatatatatatatatacatatatacatatatatacatatatatacatatatacacatatatacatattatatacacatatatacatattatatacacatatatacatatatgcatatatatacatatatacatgtttacatatatatatatatatatatttatatttgtgtggagaggagaaagctCGACTCGCGGAGCACACAGAAATCATGCAGTGGTCAATGAGACGCACATATGCGTTTGAATATGATTGTAGGTACATGTATGGAtagaggaacggagagacatCTGTAGAATGCGAGATGGACTGAAGCATGTATCGCCATGTCTGTAAGttcggagagggagaggcgtCGGTACGACTGAGCAGAGGAAAGTACGGACGCATGGCCCTGCAGCGTCGTAGAAAGGTTGAATGAGCAAGCGTttgccgcgcatgcagagaaagaaatatGAAGAACATCGTACCAGCAGGGAGCAACGACTTTGCATTTGCGCCGGTAGTGGGGACAGCCGACCCAGGGgccgctgtcttcctccttttgtTCTTCTGGCGTTCGCTCGCGAGGCTCCTGAAAAGACAGATggtcgtcgctctctccctcctccacATCTTcccagtcttcttcttcgtcttcttcttcgccttcttcttctctctcctcgcctgcgccgttctctccgtctcgttccTCCGGACTACCTGCTGCCGGTCTCTCGCTCCCAACGCGAGACGTCGAGCGTCGTTCGTTCGTTgccggcgcatgcgcaggaGTGGGCAGGCGCCGAGCCTCagtgtcttctccctccgccgcgttctccgtctccgcttctctcatttctctcgcgtctcttcgctcgaCGCAGCTGTCGCGGCTCTCAGGATCTCCTGCTGTGTTCACAGCCATGCCTCCGACCAGccagttcctctctctggcgaaagaagagagcaagaaacaggagaggaagcgacgggGAAACGGcgggggaaaagaagaaggagacgaaagatgaggaggagaggaagcgacgggGAAACGGcgggggaaaagaagaaggagacgaaagatgaggaggagaggaagcgacgggGAAACGgcgggggaagagaagaacgacgtAGAACAGGTCGCGAAGATCGAAGGAGGCTGGGAGATGAGGGCAAGACGGTCAGATTTacatggagagaaaaagaggaagaagcaaacagcgaagaggaataaaaagaggcgaagtaaagcagagaagacagaaggccggggaaacacagagaagcgtGGAGACGGGAGTGTGTAGCAGTGAGGGAGTAGAGCAAGCCACCGGAACAAAGAGGGGGTCGGAAAGGCGACGGTGAGAGAGCGCTCGTAAATGGAAGCTACAAAAAGGTCTCGctggcgagagaaaagagatgaaacgcggggagagaaggaaactgaAGAATTCCCTGAAGACCCCAAAGATAGAAAAAGATGCTGTGCCTCTCCAGTCAAACAAAAAATTAGACGCATATGTCCATCTATGTCACCATCAAGAAACACAcatggctgcatgcagacatatatacacgCACATACATGAATgcaaatatatgcatatatatttatatgtagacagacagatacGGAAAtatttgttttttctgtgtcgacGACTCTCTGTGCATGTACCCCAGTGTGCAGGAAACGACATGAAAGTCTCAGAAGGGCAACAGGCAAAGGAAACGCGTCAAGCAGTCTACATGcga
This Toxoplasma gondii ME49 chromosome VIII, whole genome shotgun sequence DNA region includes the following protein-coding sequences:
- a CDS encoding CHY zinc finger domain-containing protein (encoded by transcript TGME49_230440~Predicted trans-membrane domain (TMHMM2.0):101-124:144-167), which codes for MQPCVFLDGDIDGHMRLIFCLTGEAQHLFLSLGSSGNSSVSFSPRVSSLFSRQRDLFVASIYERSLTVAFPTPSLFRWLALLPHCYTLPSPRFSVFPRPSVFSALLRLFLFLFAVCFFLFFSPCKSDRLALISQPPSIFATCSTSFFSSPAVSPSLPLLLIFRLLLLFPRRFPVASSPPHLSSPSSFPPPFPRRFLSCFLLSSFARERNWLVGGMAVNTAGDPESRDSCVERRDAREMREAETENAAEGEDTEARRLPTPAHAPATNERRSTSRVGSERPAAGSPEERDGENGAGEEREEEGEEEDEEEDWEDVEEGESDDHLSFQEPRERTPEEQKEEDSGPWVGCPHYRRKCKVVAPCCDEVFWCRHCHNEVKSDGERDYRKAHELDRTAVSEIVCALCETKQPVSNKCIQCDTTFASYFCDICKFWDDEGLKKEVYHCDDCGLCRTGGRENYFHCQVCGSCYSTQIRNSHKCVEKAMHQPCPICCENMFTSVRQVHVLNCGHTLHADCLQQLNSECLGLQALRCPLCCKSLGDYARIWERLDEEVARTPLPEELRRKATAICNDCGTRSEVDYHIVGLKCRNCGGYNTREMNA